The genomic region TCGAAGCAGAGACACGGAGGAGCGCCCGGACCTTGGTCAGGAACTCCCGGGGGCGCGTCGGATACGTGAAACACTCGATGGGACACGAGCCGGTGTGCTCCTGCTCGTCGCCGCCGAGCACCAGCACGGGAGGCTTCCATCGCCGTCCCATGTCGTCGACCCGCTCGAACGAGATGCCGCCCGTCGCGGGCCACGCATCGGCGTCGAGCACCACGAGATCCGCACCCTCCGAGACCGCGCGGGTGGTCAGGAGCTCGGGCTCATCGCACAGGATCGCGAGGTAGCCCGCATCCATCAGCCACCCGGCGAGCTTCCCCGCTCGCACGGGGTCGGTCGACGCGACGAGGGTCGTGCTGCGGGTCTTGTGTGCCTCTCGTGGTGCCATCGGGCCTCCGCGGGTCCGCCTGGAAAGACACCGGTGTCTCCGGTGCTCAGAGGAACGGAACACCTGCACTTGACAAGGTTTAGCAAAGCGCGTGCCATGTGGGCGTGCGGCTGAGCGGACGCTCAGGAGGCTGTATGGAACGGGGGAGACACGGCCTGCTCGGCGCGCGTCTCCCCCGCATTGCAGAAGGCATGTCCGCCGGGTCTACTCGTCGGTCATGATGATGACGACGCGGCGGTTCATCTCGCGGTTCTCCTCGCTGGTGTTCGGCAGCGCCGGCTCCGACTCGCCGAGGGCCACGACCGTTTCGATCCGCGACTCCTCGACCCCGTGCTCCATCATGTAGGAGACGACGGTCTCCGCGCGGCTCTCCGAGAGCTTCGTGTTGTACGCGGCGTCGCCGAGGTCGCAGGCATGACCCTGAACGACCAGCCCGACCTCCTCGTACCCCTCCGTCTCGGTCAGGAGCTCGACCACGGCGTCCAGCTTCTCCTTCTCCGTCTCCCACAGCTCGGGGCTGTCCAGCGGGAAGTAGATGGTGACGTCCCGGAGCTCGATCGCAGGCTTCGGACACCCGTCCTCGTCGACCTCGACGCCGGGCTTCGTGTCGGGGCAGCGGTCTCTGCCGTCCAGCACGCCGTCCATGTCGTTGTCCGGGTCGGGGCAGCCGTCCTCGTCCTTGTGCCCGTCAATGTCCTCCGGATCGTCGGGGCACTTGTCGACGTCGTCCTCGATGCCGTCGCCGTCCCGGTCGACGTCGGGGCAGCCGTCCTCGTCGGCGTCCTCATCGAAATCCTCGGCCTCGTCGGGGCACAGGTCATCGATGTCGAGGATGCCGTCCATATCGTTGTCCGGGTCGGGACACCCGTCGGTGTCCTCCCAGCCGTCGTGGTCCTCCGGGTCCCGCGGGCAGAGGTCGTCG from Candidatus Effluviviaceae Genus V sp. harbors:
- a CDS encoding OmpA family protein is translated as RFSGWGEPDDFRTLWNTVDISMGMTFMPEERVNPFASLGFGFTFWEVEDWREAQPDEGSTPDGYDTDGKLQRLRGTNFSAVVGAGVDFWLNDMLSLTLGGRYRYLLQNDTDNVGWSSVYGTEFVDANSSVLEGYLGLAVHFGPGDCDEDGIYGRDDLCPRDPEDHDGWEDTDGCPDPDNDMDGILDIDDLCPDEAEDFDEDADEDGCPDVDRDGDGIEDDVDKCPDDPEDIDGHKDEDGCPDPDNDMDGVLDGRDRCPDTKPGVEVDEDGCPKPAIELRDVTIYFPLDSPELWETEKEKLDAVVELLTETEGYEEVGLVVQGHACDLGDAAYNTKLSESRAETVVSYMMEHGVEESRIETVVALGESEPALPNTSEENREMNRRVVIIMTDE